CGCGCGCCCAGGCCGCCGCCCCCCAGAGGCGCATTTCGGGAAGCGACGCGGCGACAAGGTGCGCCGCAAGAGTCAGCACGAAAATGATCAGGGACCAGGTCAGAATGCGGTGCTCGTCGTGTGCCATGCCGGAAACTCCTCCCGCAGAACCGGGTATTTGGCCATCATCTCGGACACGTAGGCGCTGTCGAGGCCGGCGGCCAGCGCCCGTTCATAGAGTCGGCCGGCGTCGGCGAAGCGATTACTCTGCACGTACCAGTCGGCGAGGGCGGCGAGGTTGTCGGCCGGCGCCCCGTCGAGGCGGGCGATGCGCTCGAGTACGGCGAGGTAGTTGTCCCGGTCGCGGCTCGTGCGGTAGTGGTTGACCAGGAAACGGAGCGGGGGGAGGAATTCGGGATCGAGGCTCGCGCTGCGTTGCCACAGTTCGACGCCCTTCTCGGCCTGTCCGTTCAAGTACCAGGCCTGGCCGAGGTTGCTCAGGATGATCGGGCTGCTCGGGTTGAGGCCGTCGGCAATGCGGTACATCTCCAGAGCGCTGTCGCGCCTTCCCATGCGGAGGTAGGCGTCGCCGAGGTTCGCCCAGGCGACCCAGTAGACCGGGTTTTCTCGGAGCGCGGCGCGGTAGAGGTCGAGCGCCCGGCGAAAGGCCCCCGACTGAAGCGCGGCGTTTCCCTGCATCAGGAGGGGTTCGTCGGTCTGCGCCTTGTGCCAGGCGGTCCGCAATTCTTCCGCCCGGGCGGTGTCGCCGCGCCGTTCGTAGTAGTCGACGAGGAAGATGGCGCCGTTGCGGTTCTGGACCGGGTCGAGGTCGCGATAAGCCTCGAACTGGGCAATGGCCAGCGGCGGCGTGTGCTGCACGATCACCCGGGGGACAAGCGCCAGCAGGGCGAGCGCAACGGCGAGGGCGGCGAGTCCCTGGGGTTTCGGCAGCGGTTTCGGCCCCTCCAGCAGGAGGAGCATCCCGGCCATGGTGAGGGGGACGCCGCCGTACGAAAAGAGATCCCAGTCGCGGGGCATCCCGAGTTTGGGATCAAAGATGAACGCCGCTCCCAGGGCGCCGAGGGCGGCGAGCCCGAGGAACCGGAACGACGGCTCGGCGATGATGCGCCGCACGCCGGTGCGGAATTTGGCCACCGCAAAAAGGCCCAGCGCCGGCGCCAGGATGAGCAGGAGGTTGGCGACGTCGACGAGGTGGGAGAGCGAGAACATGGTGTAACCGCGGATGGTGAACCGGTTCGGCAGGATCGGGACGAAGGTGAACCGGAAGAAGTAGCTGTGGGTGTAGAACCAGACGAAGGCGGCCAGCCCGGCCGCGGCCAGTCCGGCGATCATCAGGCCGCGCGTGCCGAGAGGCAGACGGGCAACCCGGCGGCCGAGGGGAGTGGTCCGTAGCACCGCGTAAGCGGCGGCCGGGAGGAGGGTCACGCCGAAGACGTGGAAGAACACCGCGCCCGCCTGCGGGAGGAGGATCCACCAGGGACTTATCCGGCCCCGCACCGCCAGCAGCCCGGCCCAGCAGAACAGGAGGACCATGAGGACAAAGAGGGCGTAGTTCTCGACGTACCCGAAAAAGAGCAGCGCATACCCGCCGGAGAGGACGCCGCACGCGAACAGAAGCCGCCGCGGGAGTTCGGAGAAGAGGGCCGCCGACGCGGTGAGCGCGGCGGCGACGGCGACGGCGCCGGAGGTCCAGGCGACGATGCGGAAGGCCTCGAGGGCGCCGCCCGGAAGTACGCGGTCGGCCAGCAGGAGAGTGAACTGGGCGCCGAAGTTCCTCATCTTGTTGATGGCGCCCCCCTCCTCGAGCCACTTCAGCAGCGTGTAGCCGTCGCCGAGAAAGTGGGTTTGCTGGCGGAGAATCAGGAACGCGGCGAAGAGGACGATCCCGGCGAGGCCGGCGGCGAGCGCGTATGCACCCCGCCTGCCCGGCGCGGGCGCAGACGGTTCGGAAAGGCGGAGCGCTCCCAGAGGCGCGGCAGCGGCCGCGATCAGCAGCAGCAACCGTCCCCACAGCGGCAGCCAGGCCCACGAATTCAATCCCCACACGCGCCCGTGGGGCACGAACGAGAGGAGGAAGAAGGCCATCACGGTGAACGCGTAGGCGAGGAGAAAGGGCCGGAGGGAGGCGGCGGGGGGACGGCGGTGTGGT
This genomic stretch from Candidatus Zixiibacteriota bacterium harbors:
- a CDS encoding tetratricopeptide repeat protein; this encodes MPAASPRKPHRRPPAASLRPFLLAYAFTVMAFFLLSFVPHGRVWGLNSWAWLPLWGRLLLLIAAAAAPLGALRLSEPSAPAPGRRGAYALAAGLAGIVLFAAFLILRQQTHFLGDGYTLLKWLEEGGAINKMRNFGAQFTLLLADRVLPGGALEAFRIVAWTSGAVAVAAALTASAALFSELPRRLLFACGVLSGGYALLFFGYVENYALFVLMVLLFCWAGLLAVRGRISPWWILLPQAGAVFFHVFGVTLLPAAAYAVLRTTPLGRRVARLPLGTRGLMIAGLAAAGLAAFVWFYTHSYFFRFTFVPILPNRFTIRGYTMFSLSHLVDVANLLLILAPALGLFAVAKFRTGVRRIIAEPSFRFLGLAALGALGAAFIFDPKLGMPRDWDLFSYGGVPLTMAGMLLLLEGPKPLPKPQGLAALAVALALLALVPRVIVQHTPPLAIAQFEAYRDLDPVQNRNGAIFLVDYYERRGDTARAEELRTAWHKAQTDEPLLMQGNAALQSGAFRRALDLYRAALRENPVYWVAWANLGDAYLRMGRRDSALEMYRIADGLNPSSPIILSNLGQAWYLNGQAEKGVELWQRSASLDPEFLPPLRFLVNHYRTSRDRDNYLAVLERIARLDGAPADNLAALADWYVQSNRFADAGRLYERALAAGLDSAYVSEMMAKYPVLREEFPAWHTTSTAF